CATTTTCTTCTCTTTCCATAGCTTTTATTTTTGATAGCAAAAGAGGCTCGCAATGCACCCACCCTTATCAATAATTAGGGAGCAAAATTTCTTTAGCCCAGGATTCATGTGTTTAACTTCTCgtaactagatggcgccactgtgtacAAGTGAACGTGAGGGATTCTATACAGCACGGCAAACGAAAAGTGTCGTGTTTGCACCATTTACAGCGTACGCAACGCAGAGAGCGTGGCGTACCCAGGCTTATTGCGTACGCCCAACAAAAAGTATCTAGTAGCCCTTTCCGGCGCAATTTTTGTTTCAATTGCAAACAAATATTTATTTGTCTAAATAGCCTATTCGGGCGTCAAGATATATAAATAAttagttttagaccaaaaagcgCTAGTGATTTATATTTTCCAGGGATGAAGAAAATTTTATCGAAAGTGCCATAATTGTTCGAAACTACCTCAGAAGCCCACGATTCGTGAAATAAAAAGCTGAGGATCTGTGGAGCCATTGTCTGTTTCAAAGATGCACGTGCAATTTgaattggcagaaaaaaaaaggtagctTTACTAGTGGCAAAACCTGTCTGCCTAAAAATGGCTACGGCCATGCTACCATGCTCAATGGGTTTAAAGATATTATTTTTTTGGGTTCAATACTGAGCCCAGAAAGCGAGCGTAACGGCAAAAGCAAGGACCCTGCTGCGcaggagccaaaaaaaaaatgactgttaGGTGCAGCTCACTTTGGGAAAAGCACGAAGTTTATATCGTACATCAGTTGTATACAAAGCGCCTGAAAAGGTTAAAAGCAAACTTCACTTGGCAGATGCCGctaccgaaaaataaaaaaaaataccactgCATGTGAGTCTTCAGCAGCAGCCTTTGTAGGGTGTTGAACAAGTTCTTAGTTACAGCGGACGTAACGTGGAAGCGGACGTAACGCCGAAGTAATTGTGGCCCTAATGCTAATTGGTACTTTTTTCCTCACACGCAGGCTCTAAGCTAACATACCAGCGTAATCACCGGTGAATCTGATTTTTCAACGAATATATTACGTAGCGTTTACGCTATGTCGCGTAATGCGCCATACTCGATTAAATATGTCAGAATATGCGCTCTGTAGACCTCTATGAAACTGTTCACGACATTTGCCAACGCCTGCAGCTGTACTAAAATCGAAAGAATCCCGCATCGCCGCTTCCATCGTTCTTTCCCTCACCCGCTATTGCTACGGAAGCTCAGTGTGTCAACGCTACACACTCGCGCTGCCTTTCAAGCTTCCGGCCTAACACTCACCTACTTTCCCTCACTAGGAGACAGTCTATCGATCGCTGTCGCACATACGAATCTCGCTCGAATAAAACCGCGGAAAACGAAAGTAAAGCACGCGTGGGCTAATTCGGAGCAACATGTCGAGAAACGCCTAAATTATAAATTTTGAACCAGTTAGCAGCTTTAAGCTCCATCTCAGAAATGTCACGAGTCGTAAAATTTATCTCGTGCAATAAAAGCGTATATTCACAACTTTATTAGATAAAAAGTTATTTACCTTCTCCTACATTGAATGGAATTACGATTTTACTGTGTTCTCACAGGAACTCAAAGGAATTGAGTAAGGATGACATCTACTCACTCTGAGGGCCCCAGCCGCCATAGTAATTGTAGGGAACAGGTGCACGCCCTCGGTAATCAACTGGTCCTGTAAAAATCCCAGACTTTTCGTTGCGCTGATTTTCTCTTAGAATAATTCAATAAGTTTTTCATATTTCCAGCCAAAAAACTGGCGCTTAGGCTCTGAACAGGCAAAAAAATTATCTACTCCTTCTGAAAATATGGCCGCGATTTCGACTCAGCCTAAACTCATAAGGACTCTTTTCAATTTTTGTTCAAACTGAAACTTAGCTGATTCGCTCTTTGCGTCTTCAAGTCCTTTCTTGGGAAGAAAAATACTGACTTATTGGTAAGGTTTGAATAAAAAATTGAACTTTCTTTCCTATCAGTCGATAAAACTCTCAACAAGAACGAAAAGAACTGCGTTGTCATCACCTCGAAGAACATTGCGGTGTGCCTTAGGATTCAGCCAGCTCTAAGCAAAAGTCATTAGAGGCGTCATCGCAGTTCGCTTTTGAAAattggtgatggtggtggtagtagtactTCTGTTTTAtacttaagtttttttttaattttatttgttACAAAAGCTTGATTGTGGTTAAAGTAGTAGTTCTTGGTTAGAATGGGGCCATATGTCATTAAAGGGCAACATCACTTTCTCTAGAGTGGGCGTCTAAAGTAGAATGAATTGAATAACACCAACTTAGTAAGAACAGTCACATTCGACAAGCCCCAACGCAATTTGACGAACGCCCGCTGAGCAGCGGCTGCGGAAGAATTTGCACTGCGGTATATGTATCGTAGCGCAATCTGCATGTAGAATATATCGCTATGCCCTCGCCCTAATGTCAACTCTTGTTCCTTCCTCTTAAACTCTTTGGACCTGTTTCTTCTAAATACATTGCGTAAATTAAAAACCCTGCTCTTTGCTTCCCTGACACTAGCGCGCGTCACTTCCATCTGCCGTAGTCGAACCAGTATGTGTACATTGTGGAAAGTTCCGCGATGCAATGTGCTGTTGTGGTGAACCATGGCCCACCGATATACACAAATTAAATGCTGAAACCTCGGCTTTGAGGAGTAGTCTTTATTACCGTTCTCACGGCAGAACCGCTCAAGAGGAAAACAATGCCCAGAGGTAAGGAACGATGAAGCTGATGTTGAGCACACCCTGTGTTCACACTGCCTTCTCAAAGAAGATTGTCTGTGCAAAGCTTTTCGAAATCCTGCATCAGTTTTTTTCGATCGCGAGTGTTTTGGTGCATCTCTTTTGTTGCATCTTTTTCCACCGTAATCAGGAATAGCCTGACAAATTTATCACCAGGCAAACATCTCCAATAATCAATAAAGCCCGCCCCTCCTCCTGCGGATGCACGTGTCCGTCCTAGTTGCAGTTTATATAGAAATGGGATGAGAGGCTCTCTGGCTTGAGGTGTACACTATCTCGCTGTCATGTTAATGAAGAGTGGTAACGGGAGTAGCATGACCTAAGCAACAATTTAATGGTGCCGTCTGTCGAAGATTACGGTAAGGGCCATAGAGGTGTATGAGAAACTTCTCCCTTTGAGTCTTGGATCCGCGCAGGTCTCTACAACTAAACGTTGACTTCAGGACAACAGTAAATTATTTGTTTGCTAAGACATGATGGTGTGGTTAGGCAGCTTGATTGGCTTCGGCGCTGACACGACCAACTGTTTattgtgtgatgtcggtgcacgttaaagaagcccaggtggtcggaatttctggAGTCCTCttcggagtccctcatagcctgagtcgatttgggacgttacacccccatgaaccaaacgaAATGAGCGACTGCATGTAAGAGGGTGGTTCATTAAGCTAATATTAGCGTCGGGCTGCGGCAAATAGTAGAGGTGCAGCGATGCTTTTAAGATAACGAGAGGGGGCGGCCATAGATGATGTAGAATCAACAACTTTACCGGAATGAGACGTCTTTCCGAAATTAGTGTATAACTTAGTTGTGCACTCAATGCACATGAAGTTTTCTCTGTGGGCTTCAACATCACCGTTTTTAGCTTATCCGCGTGAGAGAACCTGGGAAAAGTTAATGCCcagaacagcttttttttttcttgtcagcaACTACATATTGCGCACTTTTGCAGTCCGCTTTGAGTACAGACTCACTACTTGATTATTTCTTCAATTTTTTACTTTCGTCGCACCATGTTTATTTTTTATGGGCCAGTGTTGTCTGTCTTTTGCCAACTTTCTGCCAAATGGACGTCCGATTTGGTTTCATTCAGAGTACTTGAACACAATCTTTTTGACGAGTATTTTAGGTCGGATCCAACAGAGTTTGTTCCACTGTCTCTGAGCTTAAAGTAGCAGTCCTTGCTAGCCGGAAATtatgaaaggtgtaaactttaagaAATGTTTGTGCACTTTTACTCCCTCATAATTCCTTACTTTCTCTAGAGTTCTGTGGTACGCGTCTTTAGAGATTCAAGAGCATATTGTCATGAGCACAGTTAGAAGCTCTCCTGAGCTTTCTTCGCGCGTTTACTTtcttgcactttttctttttctttttaatgtcGCGCTGTATTGCCTGCTTTCTCATTCACTGAGAATGACCTCGCATTTTTTTGCTGCTTAAAAGTAGGCAATCTTGTTAGCCCTAAGTTCGCCTGCGTACAGCATTTGACGGGTCATGCCGCCGAAATCTTCAGTTAACATGTTTGCTGGATTAAACATTGTGTTTCACCCCACTAGCGCGTACCTGATCATGCTGCTTGCTGTGTCCATAAATAGCGAGAGATTTTTGACTGTCACTGACAGCGAGGAGGTTGCAAAGAAGGCACGGTGCGTGCAACAGTAATGACAGTGAAAGAAGCTTAGCGTGCCGACCTCCACGAAAAAGAGACGCACGTTAACACCTTGACAGGTAAAGCAACAAAAGGCGGCGAGGAAGAGCGAAAGCGCCACCCTGCTCGAACATGTAGCGCATCCGATTATCAATAGACCAAGCCGATACCCGGATTCGGTTGTCGCCATCTATGAGCCTTCTTAAAATGTATAGTACTATACCTTTCCTCTTATACATATAACGCTTTTCTCTGCTCTCTAATAGAAAAACCATAGCGCGATTTTTTCCTCCCATGAATGCATTTTCTATAGAGCATATTTCCGCTCTTTGCGTTAGAACTTTGTGGAAATCGGAACCGGGGGCCACCGGGTCGTGTAGCAGACTAGAAGACGATGGAATAAATGGGCAGTGGCGGAGGCAAGAGCGCACGTGATaggccgtccgccattaaatcattccatagCCATCTATCATGTCGTTCTGATTTCATCGGCTTGTCGACACTTAGCATTACGagagaacagagaaaaaaaaccGATGACATTTTCTGCTCACCATAGTATGGCCATGACCAAGGACTCGGACCACCATAAAATGGATATGCAGGTGGTGGTCCGTAACCACCAGCCTTGTAATCTGTAAAATTCAAAATAAAGAGACAAAACAACTTGCAGTGCTGCCTTTACATACCGACTATTTAGCGTGATTCTGGTACTCTGTCATGATGAAACGAATACGCATAGTGGTGTCCGGAAATATCGATGGGCACATATCGAATTATGCATAAGGTCGCTTCACATTTTATAGCTTGCCTGACACTACCACACTTAGAAAGTTGAGCTTGGTTACACAGGTATGTTACCATCATCAGGACTCAAATGAAAGCTCATCGCATCAGCAGTGTTGTACCAGCCCGGGGTAGTGTTATCTGGAGTGGAAGGAAAATATCCACTACACCTGAAAATTACAATACTCTCAAATGGCATTCGAAAAGAAAGGAATTCAGCTAGGGTCAAATGCTTGAAAATTGGTCTAAGACACCGTCATCTGTAAAGAAAATGACCTTGTACTATGGTGCTCTACGGCAAAATCTGCCGTTGTGACAATGAAATAAATCATCACCATTCATCACCATTCATCACCATTCATCACCAGTCATCAGGAAGGGTGCTTTCTTATACATATAGAAAGGACAAGGCCTTTTATGATATTGTGGCTTACGACGCCTGGCTACTTCCATGGGCACGTACCAACCCTGTCTTTTGGCTTGAATGGCCACGTCTTTAATTCCTTACCATCTTCGTTCAAGAGGACATAAAAACTACTACTGATGAAGGATGCATGAACACGTTTTTGAGGGCTAGATGCTCGAAGTAACACAACCTGCCGCAAAGGCCAAAAGAAAACTACCAAGGACGGCTTTTGTTATTTTTAAGGTGCAATAAGCGATGCGTTCTACGTCGTGCTGTATGTGCGCCCCAGGTACGTACCTATTTCGGTTAACAAATCGTGAAGCCTCGTCCGAGGACTGCAGCATGTTTTAATGAGATCATCCCTACTATCTTAGCATTGTAATGTACACTAGGAAGAATGCATTTCCTTTCCGCACGGTCTCGTTCCTgggaagaaggctgaggtcttttttagattggttgggagcctcgacatCCTTGTTCAGGCAATGATGGTTACAGAGGTTACCCgactttctttaaagcttttactaatGCCCATTTTTGAAATGCTTTTCCTTTGGCATCACTAGATTGTAAACTAGCATTTTAGGAGCCACCGATCACTTTTCACTTTTTCataaaattctgcagaaaacttTCTGTAGCTTGTGCTCGGCGCATGATGGGCTTACCTGCTGATGTGCCACTAAACCCAACGCAAACACAAACCTTTCCGCACGTGGAGCTGGGAATCTTAATCGTTAGATATAAGTTTGCTTAAGGGACACGGGGTATCTGATAACATTTGGCTGTATTGGTAAATCGGTGCGTTCTAATAAAAATGTGCTAGTTTTACAGAAATGCAGCTTTTATTTATGTAAAGCGATGAACTATCAACTATCAACTATGAACCGACTAGTCCAACTTCATGTCCTGCTATAATTAGAAAAAAACTAACGGGTACTATCAtaactgtttgttttttttttgaaaaaaaaattggggtaGAGCCGAGACAGTTAGGAAGGGGAACACCGAGACCAGCCTAGAATGCCATTCAACTCTAAATATGATCCGCTTGTTCTTGACAAATTTGGCGTaacaatattaaatacattgAACAAGGAGAATTTTCTTGTTAAATATCAACCCTCTTCATTATAAACGCGTGTTTTCTCACAGAAGAAACATCAACATAACGAGAAAAATTCAACGAATTAATTTTTACTGTAGGGTGAAAATGCCCTCACTATCCTTTTCATATCGTATTTGTGCCTCCGCCACCTGCATTTTGAAAAGTTCTCTGCTCTGAGGGATAACATATCGGCTACTAAGCTCAATGCTAGCGCCAAGCTTAAACCGCACATGAGGTTCTTTCCTCTTTGCCGTGAAAATGATATTGGTAGACGCAACCCATCCCCACAACACGCCCAGTTGAAATGCTTGTGATTACTCTTTGAATCTCATGAGCACAACTACATTGGTGGATGCAAGAATGTATGAATGCATGGAGATATATTAACAGCTTCGTTTTGAGTGGGCGTTGTTAGGGCTGCTAGGTGAAATTTTCAAGAAAGGTGTCGTAGCGGATGCTTAGGAGCTTATTTCTGAAGATATCTGAAGACTGATTTCTGAAGACTGCTAGATAGATAGGAATGTCCCACGGTAATCTCAATGCAAATGAATTTTTTAACAACAAGATCCGCCAGAAGACAGTCCTTACTCTTCATTTGCTTTGAAAGTTTTTGTCCGCGTAAACTTCTCTATTTCCACATAGAAACAAAAGTTTAAAATTCCTTTTGGTCACGACAACATGGAGTTGTTTCAGTTCTGAAACTGAACAAAATTATGAGAAAAAAGAAGCAGTTCTTTAGTTATTTCCTTTATTATCTAATAAGACGCAATTCTTCCGCCAAGACTATTAGTTTTTTTCGCGAGGTACGTCAATGGACAAAAATTACCGAGCCCAGGAAGCACGGACGAATCTTGCCGCATAGAATAAACCCGCTTTGgtcacaactttttctcctaCAACCTGTTATGGTTTATACTCGCTTCATCCCGAGCCATACGTGGCCTCTGCTCCAAGCAGAAAAGAAGCGGCCATGCGCACGTGAAGGGTGCTTTGTATATCCAGGACTAGGAAATTTAAAAGAAACATGCTGAATTTCAACTCTATGCCTGCGACCTCACATCTGCCTGTTGGTGACAAGATATTTACCTCTCGTTTTACTAATATTTGAAATATGTTTTAACTCATGGCTATTTTTCGCTAACATGACTAAACAAACTCAAGAGCAGTCTATACTCACCATAGTTCACTGGCCCATTTCTGTTCGGGAGTGGCACGGACTCCAAGGGGTTTTTTTCTTCGGAATCAGGTCCCTTGGATTCTGTAAAATTCAGTATATACAGAGAAAGCTTCTTGCAGGGCTGCCTTTGCCTATTGATAATTCAGCGCAATACAGGTAGTGTCAATGGAAAAAAGAATGCGCACCACAGAGTCCAGAAATTCTGATGGGTACATTTTGCAGCACTAAAGCTGAAGACTTTATTTTCGCTACTAGCATTCACAATGAGGAAGGCGGTTCAACTATTTGCTAGAAAAGAGAAGTTCTCTCGGTTGTTAAGCGTGAAGTTATGTCTGTACCTAACCGCGCTCTAGAAGTAGGTAAGCATTAAGAGATTCACTGGCAGTAACTTACAGACGAGGTTCATGTAGCAGGCTAATCAATCAGTGATAGATTCATGAGAGTTGTAGGCATTCTTTAAAAAGATGGCCCCGAATGGAAATTGGACAAATTTAGGCAAAACCAGTAACAATTCCAGAAAACAAAACACCATTTCTGATATATATCATTGTGCTGATTGTGTTCGTGAACAACTTACGTTAGTCGAATACAGCTCGATATATATTTAAAGCTTCAGCTTCTTTCATACTTCCTTAAAGCAATGCAATAATGAGGGCTAGCTTGAAGACACACGCATGAAACGAAGTATAATGCAAATTTAGAACTGTTATTGCACTGTCGCATCTAGAGTAAAAAAAGGTAGTCCACGCATGCATTCAAATTACCTGGTACACCGCTGAAGAGGTTTCTGTGCGCACTGATTACATATTTTCTAAGGCAATTAACAGCGTTTTTCTTAGTGTTTGTAGGGCTTTTAAAGGCGACTGCGTGAGCTAGGTTTGATATCTACGCCGCCGTAATGCATGTCTCGGTTATCAAACAGCGCTCACAGTATATTTCACGGTTTCATTACCAACTGGAAGCATGATCAGTCGAAGCTAGCGGTCCTTCTACTTCTTTTAAAACCTTGGTCACTACTGCCTTTTGAGAATTTTGTGCAAATAAACGTGGCAAATATTTATTTGTCCCTTTTCATTTTTAACTACAGTCGCGAAAATCTATAACAAGCACCTCCCAGAAACAGTATGTTACTTGGCAAAAGTGCGATTTCTGGTATTCGCTGAAGACAACGACATGTCTGATAATACGACTTGCGACGCGTTGCTACTTGCATTCGCTCTTGTGAGTTCTCTGTTTGCGGTTTCAATTACCATGTTTGCTATTCTTTGATCATTTTTTGCAAGATTTTAAAAGTAAAGTTGATAAAGGATGCGTGTTAGAAACTTTGGTTCCCCATTTTCAGAGCTGCATGATGGCTAAAGCTTAGCTGAATGCAAAGGCCAATGCAAGACTGCCAAAAGCAGCTCATTGCATTTTCTAGCTGCTTCAAGCGTTGTGCTATAGACTGTACGCCTAGCAACGTCGTATTCATTGTGTGTTTCTGAGTTCACCCTTAAAGGAAAGCCTGATACGTAACATTCTCACTGTGACATCAAGAAGCCTTTTGCGAGACGGCCACATATTTAAGTTTTAAGGCAACGTTCTTCACGTTCGAGCTTCAGAAATATAAAAGTGAGACCAAGCGCTCCTTTGGGGTGTGGAGCCACAACATTGAAAATCAAATCCTAAGTCTGCTCAAAGGGAGGCTTAGGGTGAATGCATGCTCGACAATATTGATGGATCAAGACGTTCTGATGGCAAAGAGGTGACTTTCAATAAAAGTGCAGGATTTAATTTGAAATCTTTAAGGCCACCGTTCTACATCGTCATCG
This region of Amblyomma americanum isolate KBUSLIRL-KWMA chromosome 5, ASM5285725v1, whole genome shotgun sequence genomic DNA includes:
- the LOC144133019 gene encoding uncharacterized protein LOC144133019: MAMLRSATFSLALCLLACLATAEENESKGPDSEEKNPLESVPLPNRNGPVNYDYKAGGYGPPPAYPFYGGPSPWSWPYYGPVDYRGRAPVPYNYYGGWGPQNLDRGFQRPYPGGNGDYYPYGESGENQDKKKEGNE